The following proteins come from a genomic window of Misgurnus anguillicaudatus chromosome 10, ASM2758022v2, whole genome shotgun sequence:
- the LOC129447958 gene encoding nuclear pore membrane glycoprotein 210 isoform X2 → MPMNERAVWGILLMSSLITLSQSSKLNVPKLLLPLSTRLPVNITLTAQSGCYKWMSSKPESVRVYPLSALSPPDLLPVSSCSQQCMVSTLPSPQAIPIHSVVQAQDLVTGHVLRCDVIVDHIQRIQIVTTTRHLFTDDPPIQLSVQAFDTEGNTFSCLAGLNFNWRLAKETDAIETLRFVRYHDAGYAPPPHILSIEEDGQKGDSVLLYGIRSGLAHVKVSLTHPEYKHVEAASVTLFVIDRLHLSPAEDTYLLQGSTIKYNVWKTEQEGEIEVTLSEEGYRLTVNGYSGRMHYCDIICVDQETTTVTALKLGHATLTISHNNLPSEVMSHLPRTTVYVVEPSYMTLGIKEEEDRWVLERERQYYLTVRIHDNEGHVVHLSQNVVIVLEETDGLLTLDSTSDPSCHLLTTHRTGKTSIQATLHSVISEDGEEWPIVPPIRAQQEVEIYNPLTLQPSVIVFPWQPRDKLYQYSIKVEGGSGSVMWEVSNSQIATVTVKGVVLAGKRRGQTEIQALDSKNPLHKVVGKVMVVRPSRLQLMPQRGDCRVGDWIELPLALWGIQDPSDSCSHTHTDCDTHSYTHKSTNADAQTQCFFHTPQYVESFLMEGNFVPVTDCSELSLHIHTEPPGIFTHEPGSVSPGVGFCGGVRLKAISQGYAVVTITVETERCNISEKTSLVAYSPLKSLASKVLLSVGAAHMVVFEGGPQPWPTAPIRFYSYIEPQPAGGVTVETLSSAEAGPLRHAYWVTCAALGEQWLVFRCGNTPGPLNEMPAVEESRVQVACGVPAGLSLTPLLCTASSPFCIPVFPNHSSCPQHQHPCGPLAVSSRRDAALQLSLFNQKGEQFDNFTSCSVKWTTSDPRLLSLPPQSAMNMANQPTQTGYKLHAWQVLQAHEQTGTVTVNVTLRCPEMSTAPLSQHVNLNLVEDVQWAMPSVTLFNHPNVTENLPLIHGTGHFQVKLEDSTLAHITHVENTNIVQVSPRQPGSSTLLAYDLCLSSDPAVASILVSDITDFQIDFIDIMEVSRTVTVRVRVLDSKKQPFLHHFLSFMNLKLIPSSSIVSVEQVGPLDRYSVGFNVTGVEVGVVSFHLSAVGGDGGVISSSHKNIQVYPPFILRPHKLSLAVGSVQQVKWEGGPHPQSSVGFSVIDSSIAMVSDTGLVRGIAVGMAKLRGALQSVTQDTGSFLTIAQDEVEVEVFNMTGVRIQAPLVTLSVGTEMPVYVMGSDNRQNPFSLGSVDSGLSFYWSLSKPDVLEIRARHTEVGVSMLPSHSFSVLVRAKAPGKSSLKVRVQLEQIHTSNTSLSDHLTNEIQILVFEEMQFAAGSLRSILMSPQSQYSLQSNTDSTYPVHYALRECVSGAGLVTVDEQGVVKAGPDTGAVLLEVFTTDARGINQTQLISVKVSAVWFVRVLAVSSLHSDGEIALPAFPLGWSINIMAIYYNHLGEQFHSHNMQTVVTTNRDDLVQLTADKDGQSFLVQTVSPGLTVLKVQGHPTNPSLNDYIPLLVLPAISEPLGSLRPGDVICFNSLITDLNAQRGRWNVSSSHILQMNSETGVALAKNSGTAVVYYGLEEGQQTFRQVTVEPASVPLINVPDDRLLTNWPEASEYIVRVDLNTSDANTAQCTLDQWDAIEKNLRPQAELQCLLHFSAPYLHLKTLQAIFHASPFYDIDTAQYSCRISVQPQSDSILRVLSTLSFSIYLSAGLQTQSPPSALLPLSSTSAQPSVLLPHVPALHCPATEINPSSQQPVAEITAFGTKDMLSTLRAHLDTSDIVISEPVRSDEEHNFLLISVYSVSHHLDQGPSTASITLNTVLSTQTHIVRVTRLVDDKESVYNTMLSHMQTQPTVYTASTNNAEDKKHFLVWLTPTVQADRNLRRRWLWSVR, encoded by the exons ATGCCGATGAATGAAAGAGCAGTTTGGGGAATTTTGCTGATGAGCTCATTGATTACATTGAGTCAGTCGAGCAAACTGAACGTTCCCAAGCTGCTGCTTCCTCTCAGCACTCGCCTGCCTGTGAACATCACACTGACAGCACAGAGTGGATGCTACAAATG GATGTCCTCTAAGCCCGAGAGTGTCAGGGTGTATCCTCTGTCTGCACTAAGCCCTCCAGATCTGCTGCCTGTGTCATCGTGTAGTCAGCAGTGCATGGTGTCCACTCTGCCCTCTCCTCAGGCTATTCCTATCCATAGTGTGGTTCAAGCACAGGACCTTG TGACAGGTCATGTTCTGCGCTGTGATGTCATCGTTGATCATATTCAAAGGATTCAGATTGTCACAACCACCAGACATCTTTTTACTGATGACCCACCCATTCAACTGTCTGTCCAGGCATTTGACACTGAAG GAAATACTTTCAGCTGTCTGGCTGGCTTGAATTTTAATTGGCGGCTGGCAAAGGAGACTGATGCAATAGAGACATTGAG GTTTGTACGGTACCATGATGCTGGTTATGCTCCTCCACCTCATATCTTGTCTATAGAGGAAGATGGGCAGAAGGGTGACAGTGTCCTGCTGTATGGGATCCGAAGCGGCTTGGCACATGTAAAAGTGTCTCTTACACACCCTGAATATAAG CATGTAGAAGCAGCCAGTGTGACTTTGTTTGTGATAGATCGACTACATCTGAGCCCAGCGGAGGACACATACCTGCTACAGGGTTCGACTATcaaatacaatgtgtggaaaACAGAGCAAGAGGGAGAGATTG AGGTCACACTGTCGGAGGAAGGATACAGGCTGACTGTGAATGGGTACAGCGGCAGAATGCATTATTGTGATATCATCTGTGTTGACCAGGAGACAACTACCGTCACTGCCCTCAAGCTGGGTCACGCGACACTGACCATTTCACATAACA ATCTGCCATCTGAAGTAATGTCCCACCTCCCTCGCACTACTGTATACGTGGTGGAGCCCAGTTACATGA CTTTGGGTATTAAGGAGGAAGAGGACAGATGGGTTTTGGAGAGAGAGCGGCAGTATTATTTGACTGTCCGTATCCATGACAACGAGGGCCATGTGGTTCACCTATCACAG AACGTGGTAATTGTTCTGGAAGAAACTGATGGCTTACTGACGTTGGATTCCACTTCTGACCCCTCCTGCCACCTCCTAACAACCCATAGGACAGGAAAGACCTCAATACAGGCCACACTTCATAGCGTCATCTCTgag GATGGTGAAGAGTGGCCCATCGTCCCACCAATTAGAGCGCAACAGGAAGTAGAAATCTACAACCCTCTTACCCTGCAACCCTCTGTGATTGTGTTTCCATGGCAACCTCGCGATAAGCTGTACCAGTACAGTATTAAG GTGGAAGGAGGAAGTGGCTCCGTGATGTGGGAAGTGTCTAATAGTCAAATTGCCACAGTTACTGTAAAAGGGGTGGTCCTAGCCGGAAAGAGGAGGGGTCAGACTGAAATTCAAGCCTTGGATTCCAAAAACCCGTTACATAAAGTAGTCGGGAAG GTAATGGTTGTGAGACCCAGCCGGTTGCAGCTGATGCCGCAGCGGGGTGACTGCCGTGTTGGAGACTGGATTGAGCTTCCCTTGGCTCTGTGGGGCATCCAGGACCCCTCCGATTCTTGctctcatacacacacagactgtGATACACATTCATACACTCACAAGAGCACCAATGCAGATGCTCAGACACAATGTTTCTTCCATACACCTCAATATGTCGAGTCTTTCCTGATGGAGGGAAATTTTGTGCCGGTCACAGACTGCTCTGAGCTCTCGCTACACATCCACACCGAACCTCCAGGCATCTTCACACATGAGCCAG GGTCTGTGTCTCCAGGTGTTGGGTTCTGTGGAGGGGTCCGTTTAAAAGCTATTTCACAGGGTTATGCTGTTGTTACCATCACAGTGGAAACAGAGCGATGCAACATCAGTGAGAAGACATCACTGGTGGCATACAGCCCACTTAAA tcTCTTGCATCTAAGGTTCTTCTGTCAGTGGGTGCAGCTCATATGGTTGTATTTGAAGGGGGTCCTCAGCCCTGGCCCACGGCCCCCATACGTTTCTATAGTTACATCGAGCCACAGCCAGCAGGGGGTGTTACCGTGGAGACATTGAGTTCGGCAGAAGCAGGACCACTTCGACATGCATATTGGGTCACGTGTGCCGCTCTGGGAGAACAG TGGTTGGTCTTTAGGTGCGGTAATACTCCAGGTCCATTAAACGAGATGCCCGCCGTTGAGGAGAGCAGAGTTCAGGTTGCATGCGGCGTACCTGCTGGTCTCTCTCTTACTCCGCTCTTGTGCACAGCCTCCTCACCTTTTTGCATTCCTGTGTTCCCCAATCACAGTTCCTGCCCTCAGCATCAGCACCCCTGTGGACCA TTAGCTGTGTCCAGCAGGAGGGATGCTGCCTTGCAGTTGTCTTTATTCAACCAGAAGGGGGAGCAGTTTGATAATTTCACTTCCTGTTCAGTAAAGTGGACCACCTCAGACCCTCGCCTTCTCTCATTGCCACCTCAATCTGCAATGAACATGGCCAATCAACCAACTCAGACAGGCTACAAGCTACATG CCTGGCAGGTTCTTCAAGCCCATGAACAGACAGGAACTGTGACTGTTAATGTCACTCTCAGATGTCCGGAG ATGTCAACAGCACCACTGTCTCAGCATGTGAATCTGAATTTGGTAGAAGATGTACAGTGGGCCATGCCTTCTGTCACTCTGTTTAACCATCCAAATGTCACT GAAAATCTGCCCTTAATCCATGGCACAGGTCACTTTCAGGTCAAATTAGAAGATAGTACATTGGCCCACATCACTCATGTGGAGAACACCAATATAGTACAG GTGTCTCCACGTCAGCCAGGTTCCTCAACTCTCTTGGCTTATGATCTCTGTCTGTCCTCTGATCCAGCTGTGGCCTCCATCCTGGTATCTGACATCACAGATTTTCAGATTGACTTCATTGATATT ATGGAGGTCAGTCGTACCGTTACAGTGCGAGTGCGTGTTCTGGATTCGAAAAAGCAGCCATTTCTCCATCATTTCCTGTCATTTATGAACCTTAAGCTTATTCCATCTTCATCCATCGTTTCTGTGGA GCAGGTGGGGCCGCTGGACAGGTATTCTGTGGGATTTAATGTGACAGGCGTAGAAGTGGGCGTGGTCAGTTTTCACCTCTCAGCAGTAGGTGGTGATGGAGGTGTTATAAGCTCCTCCCACAAGAATATACAGGTTTACCCACCATTCATTCTGCGGCCCCATAAACTTTCTCTGGCAGTTGGAAGTGTGCAACAG GTGAAATGGGAGGGAGGTCCTCATCCACAGTCCAGTGTGGGGTTCTCGGTGATTGACAGCTCTATTGCCATGGTGTCTGACACAGGACTGGTTAGGGGTATAGCAGTGGGCATGGCCAAACTCAGAGGAGCTCTTCAGTCTGTAACACAAGACACAGGATCATTCCTCACCATTGCACAG GATGAAGTGGAGGTGGaagta tttaacatgaCAGGAGTGAGAATACAAGCTCCTTTAGTGACTCTATCTGTCGGAACAGAG ATGCCGGTTTACGTGATGGGGAGTGACAATCGTCAAAATCCTTTTTCTCTTGGTAGTGTTGATTCTGGCCTCAGTTTCTACTGGAGTCTGAGCAAACCGGATGTGTTGGAGATCAGGGCAAGGCACACTGAA GTGGGTGTTAGTATGTTGCCCTCTCACAGTTTCTCTGTACTGGTAAGGGCCAAAGCTCCAGGCAAAAGCAGTCTCAAAGTGCGTGTGCAGCTTGAACAGATACACACCAGCAACACGTCTCTCTCTGATCATCTTACTAATGAGATACAGATACTG GTGTTTGAAGAGATGCAGTTCGCAGCAGGAAGTCTTAGATCCATCCTCATGTCCCCTCAGTCTCAATACTCCCTGCAAAGCAATAC AGACTCAACCTATCCAGTCCATTATGCCCTCAGAGAATGTGTCTCAGGGGCGGGGCTTGTTACCGTTGATGAGCAAGGAGTGGTGAAGGCGGGGCCTGATACAGGAGCCGTCCTGTTGGAGGTTTTTACCACGGATGCTCGTGGTATCAATCAAACACAGTTGATCAGTGTAAAG GTGTCAGCAGTGTGGTTTGTTCGTGTTTTGGCTGTGTCATCACTGCACAGTGATGGTGAGATAGCTCTGCCGGCCTTTCCTCTGGGCTGGAGTATCAATATTATGGCTATTTACTACAACCACCTGGGAGAACAGTTTCACTCTCATAATATGCAAACAGTAGTTACCACAAACAG AGATGATCTGGTGCAGCTGACGGCCGACAAAGACGGTCAGTCATTTCTGGTGCAAACTGTGTCCCCGGGTCTAACTGTTTTGAAGGTACAGGGGCACCCAACCAACCCATCTTTGAATGATTACATACCTCTGTTAGTGCTTCCTGCCATCTCAGAGCCCCTAGGATCTCTGCGGCCAGGAGATGTCATCTGTTTCAACTCTCTTATTACAGACCTGAATG CTCAGCGTGGCAGGTGGAATGTGTCATCAAGTCACATCCTTCAGATGAACTCTGAGACTGGAGTGGCACTCGCAAAGAATTCTGGGACAGCGGTGGTTTACTATGGGCTAGAAGAGGGACAGCAAACCTTCCGACAG GTAACGGTTGAGCCTGCGTCTGTTCCTCTAATCAACGTTCCAGATGATAGGCTTCTTACTAACTGGCCTGAAGCTTCAGAATATATAGTCAGAGTGGATCTCAACACCTCTGATGCCAACACAG ctCAATGCACTTTGGACCAGTGGGATGCTATAGAGAAGAATCTACGGCCTCAAGCAGAGCTCCAGTGTTTGCTTCATTTCAGCGCCCCCTACCTACATCTGAAAACACTGCAGGCTATATTTCATGCATCACCCTTTTATGATATAGACACTG cTCAGTACAGTTGCAGGATTTCTGTGCAGCCGCAGTCAGACTCCATCCTCCGTGTCCTGTCCACTCTGTCTTTCTCCATCTATCTGTCAGCCGGTCTGCAGACTCAGTCACCTCCGTCTGCCCTGCTACCTCTGTCATCCACATCTGCCCAGCCGTCTGTTCTGCTCCCACATGTGCCAGCACTCCACTGTCCTGCAACTGAGATCAACCCTTCATCCCAGCAACCTGTGGCCGAAATCACTGCGTTTGGCACCAAAGACATGCTAAGCACACTGCGG GCCCATTTAGACACCTCAGACATTGTGATATCTGAGCCTGTTCGTTCGGATGAAGAGCACAACTTCCTCCTCATTTCAGTctattcagtgtcacatcacctGGATCAAGGACCTTCTACTGCAAGCATCACCCTGAACACAGTGCTCTCCACACAGACACATATAGTGAGGGTGACTAGACTTGTGGATGACAAGGAATCAG TGTACAATACCATGCTGTCTCACATGCAGACTCAGCCAACAGTCTACACGGCTTCAACCAATAATGCAG AGGACAAAAAACACTTCTTGGTGTGGCTGACACCAACGGTCCAAGCAGACAGAAACCTGCGAAGACGATGGCTTTGGAGCGTTCGCTAA